The Pseudomonas rhizosphaerae genomic sequence ACCCGCTCCCACAGGGGGGGTTTGTATACACTCAAAAAAGGCCGGAGGTCGGGGGCGGGGTGCCCTTGAGCTGCCAGGTGCCCACTGCTGCGGCTTTCCAGTCGCGGGGGTTGTGATTGGCTACGGTGCGGGCGTTGCGCCAGTGCCGGTCCAGGTTATGGCCGCGCCCGGTCGTGGAGGCGCCGCCCACATCGAACACCCGTTCCGCCGCCTTGAGCGCACATTCGGCGGCGATGTATTGCGCCTGCGCCACTTCGATCGCGGCCTCGTCCACAGCCGCCGGATCGAGCCCAGCGGCCCAGGCGCGATCGATCGCTTCGGCGGCCTTGAGCACCACCGCTTCCGCGGTGTAGGCACGCGCCGAGATATCGCCCACGCTCAACGCTACATAGGGATCATCCACCGATTGCTCGGCGCTGCTGTGCTTGATCGGACGGGCATGATGGCGTGCGAACGCCACCGCGTCGTTCAACGCATTGCGGGCGATTCCGGCCTGCACCGACGCCAGGAACACCTGCAGGAATGGCGTCACCAGTGTGCGCTTGCCCTCCTCCACCGTGCGCGTGCGGACCTCGTGGGCATAGACCTGCACGTTGTCCAGCCGCGTCGTGCCACTGGCCGTGAGGCGTTGGCCCATGGCGTCGAAATCATCCAGCAGCACCAGCCCTTCGCGGTCGCGGGGCAGGATGAACGACAGCGGCTGGTCGTGTTCGTCCAGCGCCACCGCGCTGATCCAGTCGGCGTACAGCGAGCCGGTGCTGTAGAACTTGCTGCCGTTGGCCCGGTAGTGATCACCTTCGCGCACGATGCGGGCGCTGATGGCACCGTTGGCACCGCCGACTTCCCAACCGGCGTTGCCCAGCACCGCGCCTTGCAGGTAACGGGCGAACCAGAGCTGACGCTCCTGCTCGGCGCCTTCGGCGCGGGACACCAACAGCCCCTCGATGAAACCGAAGCCGGGGCGCAAGGCCTGGGCGACATTGGAATCCACCGACGCAATGCGCACCAGCAGGCCAATGACGTCCTTCACCGAACCGCCAGGGCCGCCATAGCGGGTGGGAATGCGCAGGGTGTAGAGCGACGCGGCCGCAATCTGTGCGACGGCCTCAAAGGGTAGTTGGCGCTCGCGCTCGCGCGCGGCGGCGCCGGCAGCGATCACAGGAAGCAATTGCTCGGCCCGTTCCAGCAGCTGTTCTACGGTGAGCCGGGTTTTAGGTAGAGAAGGCACTGCAGCAGCGTGAGTCATGAAGTGTTCCTGTCTGTAAAAAGGTGGAAAGAGCAGCGAAACGCCTTCAAATGGCGATCTTCCACAAGCGGGATTCGTCGAACAGCAGCACGGCGTTTTCCGGCTCCAGGGGCGGTACCTGCAACGGCACGCCAGCGCTGGGCAGGCGTGGCACGGCACCGAGCAGGCGTTGGGTGTACGGGTGCTGCGGCGACTCGAACAACTGCTCGACCGGCGCGCGCTCGACCACCTGACCATGGCGCATCACCAGCACCTCGTCGCTGACATGACGGATGACGCCCAGGTCGTGGGAAATGAACAGGTAAGCCAGGCCCAGTTCGGCTTGCAGGTCGGCGAGCAAGTCCAGCACCTGGGCCTGGACCGAGACATCCAGTGCCGATACCGGCTCGTCGCAGACGATGACCTTAGGGTTGCTGGCAATGGCCCGGGCAATCGCCACCCGCTGGCGCTGGCCACCGGAGAGTTGCAGGGGCCGCCGCGCCGCCAACTCGGCAGGCAAACGCACCTGCTGCAGCAAACTGCGAATGCGTGGCGCCTGTTCGGGCGGCGCAATGCCGGCCACGTCCAGCGCATCGGCTAGAATCTGCCCGACGCTCCAGCGCGGGTCGAACGAACTGAGCGGGTCCTGATAGATCACGCTGATGTCGCGCCGCAACGCCCGACGCTGGCTTTCGGCGACCCGTGTATTGGCGCTGCCGTTCCAGGGTTGATCGAGAAAGCACACTTGCCCGTCGTCCGTCTCGAGCAGTCCCAGGGCCATACGCGCCACAGTGGTCTTGCCCGAACCGGATTCACCGACGATGCCCAGGGTCTGGCCGGCGCGCAGTTCGAAATCGACACCGTCGACCACCTGGCGCACCTGCTGATCAGGCCCGACATAGCGCTTGCCCAGGCCACGGGCGTGCAACAGCACGGGCTGATCGAGCCGTGGTGCGCGGGCGAGCGTGGCGGTGCGTTGACCTGGGCTGAGCCGGGTACCACGTTCATGCTCGGCCGGAACCGCATCGAGCAGGCTGCGGGTGTAGGGATGGCGCGGCGCGGTCAGCACCTGGTGCATGCTGCCCTGCTCCACCACTTCACCGTGCTGCAACACCAGCACCTCGTCGGCCAGTTGCGCGACCACCGCCAGATCGTGACTGATGATCAACAACGAACTGCCCTGGGCTTTGATTTCCTGCAATACGCCGAGAATCTGCGCCTGCACGGTGGCGTCCAGTGCGGTGGTCGGCTCGTCGGCGATCACCAGGCCCGGATCCAGGGCCAGCGCGCTGGCGATCAACGCACGCTGACGCAATCCGCCGGACAATTCGCCCGAGCGCTGCCGGGCGCGCAGGGCCGGTTCCGGCACCCCGACCCGTTCCAGCAATTGCAGCACGCGCGCGGCACGGGAAGCACGGTCGCCCCAACCATGGGTCCGCAGCACTTCGAGGATTTCCTTGCCGACCGGCCGCAGCGGGTCGAGCGAAACCAGGGCGTCCTGCAGCACGAAACCGATGTCCTTGCCGCGCACTCGACGCCACTGGCGGTCGCTCAAGGCGAGCAGGTCGAGATCACCGTATTGCAGGCGCCGTGCACGCACTTGTGCACCCTCTCCGGCCAGGCCGATCAGGCTGCGCGCAGTGACGCTCTTGCCCGAGCCGGACTCGCCGACCAAGGCCAGGGTCTTGCCCGGCTCCAAGGTGAACGACAGGTTGCGCACCACGCGTTGCCCGGCGAACTCCACGCTCAGGCCTTCGACGATCAGCGTCTTGTGGCTCATGTCAGGCGGCCCTCCAGGCGTTGTTGCAGATAGCGACCGGCGACGGTGGTCGACAAGGTGGTGAGTACGATGAACAACCCCGGAAAAAACGTCAGCCACCAGGCGTTGGCAATGAAGTCGCGACCCATGGACAGCATGGTGCCCCACTCCGGCGTGGGCGGCCGCGCGCCCAGGCCGAGGAAGCTCAGCGCCGAGGCCCAGACGATGGCCTGCCCCACACCCATGGTCAGAGTGACGATCAGCGGGCGCATGGCGTTGGGCAGCAGCTGTCGCCAGATGATGCGTCGCGTGGGGTGGCCCAGGGCGCGCGCCGCTTCGATGTAACCGGCGTTGCGCACCGCCAGCACCTGCCCGCGGACCATCCGCGCATACCCCGGCGCGGCGCCCAGGCCAGTGGCGATGATCAGCGGGCCGATGCCACTGCCGAAGATGGCCACGAACAGCAACGCCAGAACCAGGCTGGGAAAGGCGAACAGGACTTCCAGCAACCAGCCCACACCGCGGTCGGTGCGCAGCCCTCCCAGGCCGCCGAGCAGGCCGAGAACAATGGCGATGCTCATCGCCAGCGCCGTCGCCGCCAAACCGACGAACAGCGACAGGCGCGCGCCGTGGATCACCCGTGAGTAGATGTCGCGACCCGATTGATCGGTGCCGAACCAGTGTGCCCAACCGGGCGGATGAAAGGCGTCGCGCGGAACGATGGCCAGCGGGTCGCCGTGCGCGAACAGCTGCGGTGCCACCGCGGCCACGATCACCAGCGTCAGGAAACCGATCGCCAGGCTCGCGCCTAGACGGATCCGACGGGGTCGACGTTGAGTGCGCAGCGGTAACGCCGGGCTTTCCAGAATCAGATCGCTCATGCCAGGGTTTCCTTCTGCCGTGGGTCGATCCACTGGTACACCAGGTCGACCAGAATGTTGGCCAGCACATACCCGGCCGCGACCACCAGGCTGATGCCGATGGTCAACGGCAAGTCCTGCAGCTGCACCGCTTGATACAACTGACGGCCCAGGCCCCTGCGGGAAAAGATCACTTCGATCACCACGGCGCCGCTGATCAGCGCGCCGATTGCCCAGCCGGACAGCGACACACCGGGGAGCACGGCATGCCGCAGCGCGTGTTTGAAGCGCACCGCCGCGTCGCTCAGGCCACGGGTGCGCGCGGTCAGCACGAAGGGCTGGTCCAGGGTCAGTTCCAGTGATTCGCGGGTCACCTGGCCAATGAAGCCGGCCAGCGGCACTGCCAGCGCGACCGTCGGCAGCACCAAGGTCCGCCAGCCGTCGCTGCCCGCCGGTGGAAACAGGCGCAGGCCGAAGGCGAACACCGCCAGCAGCACGATGCCCAGCCAGAAATGCGGTAGGGCCGCGCACAGGGTTTCAGCCAGGGACGCCAGGCGCCCGACCCAGCTGCGGCGGCCAGCGGTGAACACGGTCAAGGCCAGCACCAGCAGCCAGGCCAGCACCAGTGCGCTCAAGGTCAGCTCCAGGGTCGGCCCGGCCTGCTCGGCCAGTACCCGCGTAACCGGCATGTGTTGGGAATAGGAAACCCCCAGGTCGCCCTGCACCAGGCGCACCAGGTACAGCCCGTACTGGACCGCCAGGGGCCGATCCAGGCCGTACTCGCGGGTGACCTCGGCGACGGTCTCGGGGGTCGGGTTGCCGCTGGGTCCACCCAGGATGGCCTGTACCGGATCGCCCGGCATCAGGCGCAGGGCGAAGAAGGTCAGCGTGGCGACGGCCCACAACACCAGCAGCCCTCCGCCCAGGCGCACGGCGGCGCGGCGGCCCAGGCGAATCAAGCGCTGGCGGCGGGGGTCCGGCGACGAAACAGTTACAGGTGTCGTGGTCATTTGTTCACCCAGGCGTCATAAAGGTAGGTCACCGCCAGCGAGGTTTCCAGACGAACCCCCTGGGTCGTTTTGTAGATGCCCAACCGGGTGCTCTGCGGGTAGGTGGTCAGTTGCAGATACTGGCTGGAGGCTACGGCCTGCGCCTGGTGGTACAACGCCTGGCGTTGGCTGGGGTCCTGCGTGGCCAGGGCCCGTTGCACCAGCTCGTCGAACTGTGGATCGCTGAAGCCTGCGGTGTTCTGGTGATAGCCGCCCACCCCAGCAGGCTGGATGAACGCGCTGCTGAAGATGATCCGCAGCACGTCGGCGGTGTTGGTGTTCCAGTAGCCGACGCGGATGTCGTAGTCCCAATCGGCCTGGCGCTTGGTCGCCTGGACGTCGCTCATCTGCTCCATGATTAGCTCGATGCCAGCTTGCCGCGTGGTGGCCTGCACCTGCTCCCACAGGGTGAATTCCGACGGCGGTGTGCGATTGCCCAGCACCACTGTCACCTGCAGGCGCTTGCCGTCCTTGAGGCGATAGCCCTCCTCGTCACGGCCGGTCCAGCCGGCCTCGTCAAGCAGTTGGGCGGCGCGCGCCGGGTCGTAATCCTGGGCGTGTTCGAAGTCGGGGCTGTAGAAGCGGGTGGCTTTGCTCAACGGACCACCGGCGCGAGGAAACTCGCCGAAGTAGACGCTTTTCAAGGCACCGTCGATGTCGGCGCTGCGCACGAAGGCTTCACGCACCTTGATATCGTTGAACGGCGCGCGGCGGATATTCAGCGTGCCGTTGGTAGGGTTGCCGGGGCGCTGGGCAATGATCAGTTGCAGGTCCGGGTTGCGGCGTGCCGCTTCGTGGGATTCGGGCGGCAGGACTTCGATCACGTCCACTTCACCGGCCTGCAGTGACGCGAACCGCACGGAAGGCTCCTGAATGAACTTCCAGACGATGCGATCCAGATACGCAGGCCCCTGATGCTGGGCCGTGGGCGGCGCCGAGTTGTAGTGCGGGTTGCGTTCGAGCACCACCTGGCTTTGCCGGTCCCAGCGCGCCACCTTGAACGGGCCGGTGCCGACCGGGCTTTCGCAGTTGACGTCGCGCGGACGCAGCAGCGCTCGGGGCGATTCGATACCGAGGAAGCCCTGGGCCAGCACTTCCAGAAACGCCGCGTAGGGTGTAGCCAGGTGCACCTGAGCGGTATAGGTGTCGAGCACATCGGTGCGCTGGTACTGACGGATGTAGCCGCCGGCGGTGCTCGATTGGGTCTTGGGGTTGGCCATGTGGTCGAGGTTGGCCTTGACCGCGGCGGCGTTGAACGGCGTGCCATCGGTGAAGCGCACGTCGTCGCGCAGGTGGAAGGTGTAGGTCAGGCCATCGGGCGAAATGTCCCAGCTTTTTGCCAGCCAGGGTCCGATACGTCCGTCGGCGTCCATCGACACCAGCGAGTCGAGGACTTGCTGGGCGAGAAACACTTGCGGCATGTCGCCGGCCACGTGCGGGTCCAGGCAGGTCGGTTCGCGGTCGGTGGCATAGATGAGCGTGCCGCCGCTGACCGGGGTGTCCGTGCGTGCCGCAGCGGTGGGATTGTTGTCGCAACCGCTTAGCAGCAAGCTGACGGCCAACAAACTGGCCCAGGCGATACCGCCGTGGGGTGTTGCAGAGGAACGCGGATGAATGTCTGGCATGGGTCGGGCTGCGCCTTGTGTCGATGCTGAAGCTCACAAGGGGTGATTGCACAAGCCATGCCGACCGCCCCGCCTCGCTGTTTCGGGGCTTTGCGGGTTTTGCTGGATGAACTGGCGGGGCAGTTTGTTGAAAGGGTGTTGGCTGGCGGACAGTTGTTGGGGAGAAGCTTTCTCTGTGTTGCAGATCCGGTTTTATCGGTGAATCGAAAACCGTATTCGCGGGCAGAGACCCGCTCCCACAGTGCTGCGGATGAGTTTCGTCCTGTGAGATCAGGGCGGGCGGCGAACCCTCTGCCCGCGAAAGAGCCTAGCCTTTTCCACCTAGGCAGGGCGTACTCATACCAATGTGGGAGCGGGTCTCTGCCCGCGAAAGGGCCTGGCCTTTTCCACCTAGGTAGGGCGTACTCATACCAATGTGGGAGCGGGTCTCTGCCCGCGAAGGGGCCTGGCCTGCCTGCCACGTTTACTCAGACCCACACAGCATCCCAGAGCGGATAGTCGCCCAAACGCTTAACGAGTCCAGCGCGCAACGGATTGGCCACCACATACCGCGCAGCGGCCACGACGCTCTCTTCGCGCCGCAATGCGCGGTCATGGAAACTCGTTTGCCAGAGTGGTCCGGTACGGCCGGTGTGCCGGTTGAAAGACCTCGCAGAGCGAGATTTCACCTCGCGGATAACGTTCGCCAGCGAGCTGGAGTGCAACTCGATCAGCCAGTGCAAGTGGTCGGGCATCAGTACCCATGCCAGCGAGGTTACACGCCCACTGGCCTGTGCCCGCCGCAGTTCGGTGACAACGTGCCGACCCAATGACCAGTCGAGGAAAACAGGCTGGCGTGCGAGCACGACGGTGGTGAGAAGGTACGGACGTCCAGGCTCGGAATATCGGCCAAAACGCAGGCTTTTCGAGGTGTAGTTCGGCATGCCAGGCTCTTTGAAGAAAACCAGGAATGTATAAGGTTAGTGATGCTCGGGAACGAGTTGA encodes the following:
- a CDS encoding ABC transporter substrate-binding protein, yielding MPDIHPRSSATPHGGIAWASLLAVSLLLSGCDNNPTAAARTDTPVSGGTLIYATDREPTCLDPHVAGDMPQVFLAQQVLDSLVSMDADGRIGPWLAKSWDISPDGLTYTFHLRDDVRFTDGTPFNAAAVKANLDHMANPKTQSSTAGGYIRQYQRTDVLDTYTAQVHLATPYAAFLEVLAQGFLGIESPRALLRPRDVNCESPVGTGPFKVARWDRQSQVVLERNPHYNSAPPTAQHQGPAYLDRIVWKFIQEPSVRFASLQAGEVDVIEVLPPESHEAARRNPDLQLIIAQRPGNPTNGTLNIRRAPFNDIKVREAFVRSADIDGALKSVYFGEFPRAGGPLSKATRFYSPDFEHAQDYDPARAAQLLDEAGWTGRDEEGYRLKDGKRLQVTVVLGNRTPPSEFTLWEQVQATTRQAGIELIMEQMSDVQATKRQADWDYDIRVGYWNTNTADVLRIIFSSAFIQPAGVGGYHQNTAGFSDPQFDELVQRALATQDPSQRQALYHQAQAVASSQYLQLTTYPQSTRLGIYKTTQGVRLETSLAVTYLYDAWVNK
- a CDS encoding ABC transporter permease — encoded protein: MTTTPVTVSSPDPRRQRLIRLGRRAAVRLGGGLLVLWAVATLTFFALRLMPGDPVQAILGGPSGNPTPETVAEVTREYGLDRPLAVQYGLYLVRLVQGDLGVSYSQHMPVTRVLAEQAGPTLELTLSALVLAWLLVLALTVFTAGRRSWVGRLASLAETLCAALPHFWLGIVLLAVFAFGLRLFPPAGSDGWRTLVLPTVALAVPLAGFIGQVTRESLELTLDQPFVLTARTRGLSDAAVRFKHALRHAVLPGVSLSGWAIGALISGAVVIEVIFSRRGLGRQLYQAVQLQDLPLTIGISLVVAAGYVLANILVDLVYQWIDPRQKETLA
- a CDS encoding acyl-CoA dehydrogenase family protein — encoded protein: MTHAAAVPSLPKTRLTVEQLLERAEQLLPVIAAGAAARERERQLPFEAVAQIAAASLYTLRIPTRYGGPGGSVKDVIGLLVRIASVDSNVAQALRPGFGFIEGLLVSRAEGAEQERQLWFARYLQGAVLGNAGWEVGGANGAISARIVREGDHYRANGSKFYSTGSLYADWISAVALDEHDQPLSFILPRDREGLVLLDDFDAMGQRLTASGTTRLDNVQVYAHEVRTRTVEEGKRTLVTPFLQVFLASVQAGIARNALNDAVAFARHHARPIKHSSAEQSVDDPYVALSVGDISARAYTAEAVVLKAAEAIDRAWAAGLDPAAVDEAAIEVAQAQYIAAECALKAAERVFDVGGASTTGRGHNLDRHWRNARTVANHNPRDWKAAAVGTWQLKGTPPPTSGLF
- a CDS encoding REP-associated tyrosine transposase; translation: MPNYTSKSLRFGRYSEPGRPYLLTTVVLARQPVFLDWSLGRHVVTELRRAQASGRVTSLAWVLMPDHLHWLIELHSSSLANVIREVKSRSARSFNRHTGRTGPLWQTSFHDRALRREESVVAAARYVVANPLRAGLVKRLGDYPLWDAVWV
- a CDS encoding dipeptide ABC transporter ATP-binding protein, with amino-acid sequence MSHKTLIVEGLSVEFAGQRVVRNLSFTLEPGKTLALVGESGSGKSVTARSLIGLAGEGAQVRARRLQYGDLDLLALSDRQWRRVRGKDIGFVLQDALVSLDPLRPVGKEILEVLRTHGWGDRASRAARVLQLLERVGVPEPALRARQRSGELSGGLRQRALIASALALDPGLVIADEPTTALDATVQAQILGVLQEIKAQGSSLLIISHDLAVVAQLADEVLVLQHGEVVEQGSMHQVLTAPRHPYTRSLLDAVPAEHERGTRLSPGQRTATLARAPRLDQPVLLHARGLGKRYVGPDQQVRQVVDGVDFELRAGQTLGIVGESGSGKTTVARMALGLLETDDGQVCFLDQPWNGSANTRVAESQRRALRRDISVIYQDPLSSFDPRWSVGQILADALDVAGIAPPEQAPRIRSLLQQVRLPAELAARRPLQLSGGQRQRVAIARAIASNPKVIVCDEPVSALDVSVQAQVLDLLADLQAELGLAYLFISHDLGVIRHVSDEVLVMRHGQVVERAPVEQLFESPQHPYTQRLLGAVPRLPSAGVPLQVPPLEPENAVLLFDESRLWKIAI
- a CDS encoding ABC transporter permease, producing the protein MSDLILESPALPLRTQRRPRRIRLGASLAIGFLTLVIVAAVAPQLFAHGDPLAIVPRDAFHPPGWAHWFGTDQSGRDIYSRVIHGARLSLFVGLAATALAMSIAIVLGLLGGLGGLRTDRGVGWLLEVLFAFPSLVLALLFVAIFGSGIGPLIIATGLGAAPGYARMVRGQVLAVRNAGYIEAARALGHPTRRIIWRQLLPNAMRPLIVTLTMGVGQAIVWASALSFLGLGARPPTPEWGTMLSMGRDFIANAWWLTFFPGLFIVLTTLSTTVAGRYLQQRLEGRLT